ttttctttaattgttgttcctttaatgacaatatttaaatttttaacttaaaattgaTATTAAATTTGGAAACATATATACTTCCCTTCACTTCTGAGGAAATACTGATTattgaaattaattaattgaatttCCATTGATACTTATGTCCACATTTATGATGAGGTTTGTCTTCCAACTGACAGCTTTCATACATTCAAGATTTCTAATGATTTCCTCACTGAGCAACGTCTTTGATGGGAAATGATCATTCAATAGATATACAAGGCAAAAGTACAAAGGCCAAGGTTTTCACTTTAAGAAAGAGGATATTCCTGttccttttactgaaaataacCTTTGCCCAAAAATGGCTGGTGCTGAATTTTAAGTTCAACTGACATATCCCCAGAAAAGCACCCTAGCTACAGCACAACTTCCTATCACCATttacacttttgtttttatttatttttgattttcctatgacagattttccattttcacttctttgttttctcttatctGTAAATTCTCTAATCCATGATGAACTTTGACCTCTGCAAAGTTTCTTTCCAATTCAGAGCTGTCATAGAGTTTCTCTCCTGTGTGAGTTTTCTGATGCACAGTGAGTCTGGATTTCTCTCTGAATGCTTTGCTACACTTATCAcattgatagggtttctctcctgtatgggTTCTTTGATGAATAATGAGGTATGATTTTTGGGAGAAAGATTTCCCACATATATTACACTCATAGGGTTTTTCCCCTTTGTGAACTCTCTGATGAATAATGAGATAGGATTTCTGGAAGAATGCTTTATCACATTCGTTACATTCATATGATTTTTCCAATTTTTCTCTTGTATGAGCTTTCTGATGTAACATGAGGTATGATTTTCTGGAGAAGACTTTTCCACATACAGTACATCCATCTGTTTTTTCCCCTGTATGAATTCTCTGATGAGCACTAAGGCTCAGCTTAAGGGTAAAGGCTCTTCCACATTCTGAACACACATAAGGTTTTTCTCCTGTATGAATTCTTTGATGTCTACGCAGTGTTGATTTTTCTCTGAAAGCTTTGCCACATTCATTGCATTCAAAcggtttctctcctgtgtgtgttctctgatgCACACTGAGGTGTGCTTTTTGGTTGAAGGCTCTCCCACATTCTgaacattcatagggtttttctcctgTGTGAGTTCTCTGATGTATAATgagttttgtcttttctctgaAGGCTTTGCCACATTCATTGCATacatatggtttctctcctgtatgggTTCTTTGATGTATATTCAGTGTTGATTTCTCTCTGAAGTATTTGCCACAATCAGCACATTCAAAAggtttttctcctgtgtgtgtccTCTGATGTACATTTAGATGTGCCTTTTGGTTGAAGGTTTTCTCACAATCTGTACATTTATAGGGTTTTTCTCCTTTGTGAGTTCTCCGATGTATAATGAGATTTGTCTTTTCTTGGAATGCACTGCCACACTCAGTGCATACATATGGTTTTTCACCTGTATGTG
The sequence above is a segment of the Chionomys nivalis chromosome X, mChiNiv1.1, whole genome shotgun sequence genome. Coding sequences within it:
- the LOC130867971 gene encoding zinc finger protein 84-like isoform X2 produces the protein MQLQGSVSFEDVSVDFTQEEWNQLDPVQRSLYRDVMLENYSHLVSLGYPITKPEVIASLEQGTLDIIKREIPSSSCKEVGQAEDYLAWHQENQNIHLDQAISIIEKNVTEERSYEYDEFVSPLPQNTWVVSSGPTPYMNNSFGKSINYSLSLLNPSSLSFTTQECYECNRCRKLLIPGKHEINDGMKSHDHNMYGKDQIYNFVQHDLTQLGARNYECPECRIIPRPSSFLIVHQISHLEEKPYEWAGCREAFNNTTHLRLHQKMHTGDKLFECSECGKSFREESTLHIHQRTHTGEKPYVCTECGSAFQEKTNLIIHRRTHKGEKPYKCTDCEKTFNQKAHLNVHQRTHTGEKPFECADCGKYFREKSTLNIHQRTHTGEKPYVCNECGKAFREKTKLIIHQRTHTGEKPYECSECGRAFNQKAHLSVHQRTHTGEKPFECNECGKAFREKSTLRRHQRIHTGEKPYVCSECGRAFTLKLSLSAHQRIHTGEKTDGCTVCGKVFSRKSYLMLHQKAHTREKLEKSYECNECDKAFFQKSYLIIHQRVHKGEKPYECNICGKSFSQKSYLIIHQRTHTGEKPYQCDKCSKAFREKSRLTVHQKTHTGEKLYDSSELERNFAEVKVHHGLENLQIRENKEVKMENLS
- the LOC130867971 gene encoding zinc finger protein 84-like isoform X1: MTEFWGSVSFEDVSVDFTQEEWNQLDPVQRSLYRDVMLENYSHLVSLGYPITKPEVIASLEQGTLDIIKREIPSSSCKEVGQAEDYLAWHQENQNIHLDQAISIIEKNVTEERSYEYDEFVSPLPQNTWVVSSGPTPYMNNSFGKSINYSLSLLNPSSLSFTTQECYECNRCRKLLIPGKHEINDGMKSHDHNMYGKDQIYNFVQHDLTQLGARNYECPECRIIPRPSSFLIVHQISHLEEKPYEWAGCREAFNNTTHLRLHQKMHTGDKLFECSECGKSFREESTLHIHQRTHTGEKPYVCTECGSAFQEKTNLIIHRRTHKGEKPYKCTDCEKTFNQKAHLNVHQRTHTGEKPFECADCGKYFREKSTLNIHQRTHTGEKPYVCNECGKAFREKTKLIIHQRTHTGEKPYECSECGRAFNQKAHLSVHQRTHTGEKPFECNECGKAFREKSTLRRHQRIHTGEKPYVCSECGRAFTLKLSLSAHQRIHTGEKTDGCTVCGKVFSRKSYLMLHQKAHTREKLEKSYECNECDKAFFQKSYLIIHQRVHKGEKPYECNICGKSFSQKSYLIIHQRTHTGEKPYQCDKCSKAFREKSRLTVHQKTHTGEKLYDSSELERNFAEVKVHHGLENLQIRENKEVKMENLS